A stretch of Xenopus laevis strain J_2021 chromosome 8S, Xenopus_laevis_v10.1, whole genome shotgun sequence DNA encodes these proteins:
- the taf9b.S gene encoding TATA-box binding protein associated factor 9b S homeolog — translation MEQAKMASPKSAPKDAQVMAQILKDMGITEYEPRVINQMLEFTYRYVTTILEDAKIYSSHAKKSDVDADDVRLAIQCRTDQSFTSPPPRDFLLDIARQKNQTPLPLIKPYAGPRLPPDRYCLTAPNYRLKTVQKKISSSAGRITVPRLSMGAVTSRPSTPTLGTPSAQTVSVSKLGTPVSLTSQRFTVQIPTSQTSVKTATPTTTTVQNVLINPSLIGSKNILITTNMVSSQNTANESNSLKRKHEDEEDYDAM, via the exons ATGGAGCAGGCTAAAATGGCTTCGCCCAAGAGCGCCCCAAAAGATGCTCAG GTGATGGCCCAGATTTTGAAGGACATGGGGATTACGGAGTATGAACCTAGAGTAATTAACCAGATGTTGGAATTCACATACC GATATGTAACAACAATATTGGAGGATGCAAAGATTTACTCTAGTCATGCCAAAAAATCAGATGTTGATGCAGATGACGTAAGACTTGCAATTCAGTGTAGAACTGACCAGTCATTTACATCTCCTCCTCCACGAGAT TTTTTACTAGATATTGCACGACAAAAGAACCAAACACCTCTGCCATTAATCAAACCATATGCTGGACCAAGGTTGCCACCGGATAGATACTGCTTGACTGCCCCAAACTATCGTCTTAAAACAGTACAGAAGAAG ATTTCCTCTTCAGCAGGAAGAATAACCGTACCAAGATTAAGTATGGGGGCTGTAACCAGCAGACCAAGCACCCCAACTTTAG GAACACCATCTGCACAAACCGTTTCTGTTTCTAAATTGGGCACGCCTGTGTCACTAACTAGTCAGAGGTTTACCGTACAGATCCCAACCTCACAGACATCAGTTAAAACAG CTACTCCAACTACTACCACAGTTCAGAATGTTCTCATTAACCCCTCCCTAATTGGCTCAAAGAATATTCTCATTACAACAAACATGGTGTCATCACAGAATACAGCTAATGAATCCAACTCGCTAAAGCGCAAACACGAGGATGAAGAAGATTATGATGCAATGTAA